From the Candidatus Methanoperedens sp. genome, the window CTTTCGATAGAGCTATAGAAATGATAAAGAAGATTGATGTAAAAATCGATAGCATGAGGCTTGACAAATATTATAGCTTTTCTTCTTATGTCGATAAATTTGGAGACGCGAAAGTCTATGTCATTCCAAGAAAAAATGCCACGGTAAGAGGTTCGTGGAAATGGAAGGATTCGATGGAAGATTTTGTAAATAATACGTTTTCATATCTGGGACAGTATTTTCGTAGAAACAATTCTGAATCAGGATTTTCAGCAGATAAAAGAATGTTTGGATGGACGGTGGGACAAAAAAGGGATGATAGAATTAGTACTGCTTTAACCTGCACTGGTCTCTGGCATAATTTGTTAAACTTGTACCCCACTTAATTCTGTCCCACAGCCGGTCAAAAGTATTAACTATCTTGCATCTTATAATTGTATAATATGGTGGAAGAAAAGGTTAATGAAATCATTGAACTCTTAAAAAAGAATTACTCGGATGTAAAAATCGCACTTGAGTATTCAAATCCCCTGGAACTCTTGATCGCCACTATTCTTTCTGCCCAGTGTACTGATGTAAGGGTAAACGAAGTCACAAAGAAGCTATTCAAAAAGTACCGGACGCCTCTGGATTATATCAAAGTCCCGCAGGAAGAGCTTGAAAAAGATATCTACTCCACAGGTTTTTACAGGAACAAGTCAAAGAACATTAAAAAACTCTGTGAGATCCTGGTGAATGATTTCAATTCCAGAGTTCCAGAGACCATGGAAGAACTTGTCACGCTTCCCGGTGTGGCAAGAAAGACAGCGAACATCGTATTGTCAGGCGCTTTTGGTAAAATCGAAGGAATAGCGGTGGATACGCATGTGAAAAGGGTTGCAGCAAGGCTCGGCCTGACAAATAACACCGACCCGGAAAAGATCGAAAAAGATTTAATGAAAATAATTCCAAAAATGGAATGGGATATTTTTGCACTTATGCTCATACAACATGGAAGACAAGTATGCGTCGCAAAAAAGCCCAGATGTGAGATATGCTTTTTGAACAGGGTCTGCCCGAGTGCATTTACTTTTGGGTGATTTTCAA encodes:
- the nth gene encoding endonuclease III, with the translated sequence MVEEKVNEIIELLKKNYSDVKIALEYSNPLELLIATILSAQCTDVRVNEVTKKLFKKYRTPLDYIKVPQEELEKDIYSTGFYRNKSKNIKKLCEILVNDFNSRVPETMEELVTLPGVARKTANIVLSGAFGKIEGIAVDTHVKRVAARLGLTNNTDPEKIEKDLMKIIPKMEWDIFALMLIQHGRQVCVAKKPRCEICFLNRVCPSAFTFG